The following DNA comes from Capsicum annuum cultivar UCD-10X-F1 unplaced genomic scaffold, UCD10Xv1.1 ctg73597, whole genome shotgun sequence.
CCACAAGCCCCAAACCCCAATGCAGACATGTTTTAGACATCACACACATTGATTTTACAGGTATGATCCGTATGAAGTGGTTAATTAAATAATCAAGACAAGCTGTCAAACTTTCTTTTTGAACAACTCCTGTTCTTATTGGAGCTCCAAAATTAATCAAGCTTAACCTTATCATTTGGACTTGACGAACTTAACAAAAAATGATCACTCCAAATAGCTGTTTAGTTGGACAAAACCTGTTTAATCCAGTCTGGGTTATTTGTCATGTCATCGATGATCGATGCTTCATCAACTTCTTATTAACTTcattatccattttttttttgtctaggTTTGGCCCATACTTGTGCCAACCTGTAATTGCTGGATTAGGTGATGATGACAAGCCTTTTATTTGCACCATGGACTCTATTGGAGCAAAGTATGTTGAGTTTCTTTCTACCGCTTCAAGCTCTAAAATTTGTAGAGTTATGTACTCTGCCAGGGTCGCCATGGCATTGCTTGCTTATAGTATTGCTACTTAGATGTAACGCTTGTCATGCAGGGAGCTCGCAAAAGATTTTGTTGTTTCTGGCACTGCATCTGAATCACTTTATGGTGCTTGTGAGGCCATGTTCAAGCCTGACATGGTTTGTTACTGCTTTTGCTTTCTTTTTTGCTTTATAATTACATAATCTGTCTCTAGCTTGAATGCCATATATCACAGTGAATTTTTTCTTGAGTAATGGAAATAATCGTCATTAAGTTGCTGAAAACTGTTTTTATTTGATGCTTCAGCTGGCAATCGGGCATTCCTTTATATAATATATGTTTAGAGGTTACATAGAGTCCCATAGTTGTTGTCTCTGATTGATTTGGTAAAACTGGCAGATTTAGCGAAGTGATTTTTTCTTAGCAGACACTGCTTGGTGGGTGAAAATTCTGACATTGGAAATGCCCCGGGGCGGGGGGTGGGGGCGGGGTGGAGTGGACAAATGTGGATGTTGCACTTTTTTACTTGATGCGACTTTGATGATGCTGGGGAGGGGTAGATTTTACCACCTGTTAGAAACACAGGATTGGCTAGGATAACATGGCAGCATGGTAAAGTATACGACTATGCATTTTTGGACTATCCAGAATTAGAGTCAAAGATTAAGCCGTAATATTGCAAAAtagtatttacaaaaatatttctatCACGTTCTTTTGGTTGTAGACAGAGAACACCGGTGTGTACAGATGATTGGGATGGCGAGATAGAATTTGGTGGTTGAGCCACTCAGTCAAGAGTGATATCACCGAAA
Coding sequences within:
- the LOC124894394 gene encoding proteasome subunit beta type-3-A-like, whose product is FDLFGLCTLICAFDNGFFRHQRLVFRHKLYELREERNMKPETFASLVSAMLYEKRFGPYLCQPVIAGLGDDDKPFICTMDSIGAKELAKDFVVSGTASESLYGACEAMFKPDMVCYCFCFLFCFIIT